A genomic window from Vicinamibacterales bacterium includes:
- a CDS encoding xanthine dehydrogenase family protein subunit M, with translation MIPRLEDYALTVPASLGEALDDLARHPDARPFAGGTDLMVVLEAGHLPPGRYVSLQHCRELQGIADGSNGGVAIGALTTYTQIRDSVRLARDYPLLGAAARETGGIATQNRGTIGGNIANASPAADTPPVLLVYDAELEIASASGSRRVPYAGFHRGYKQMDLAPGELIARIHLPPRIGTHAASGLFSGAGEGSVSYYRKVGTRRAQAISKVCFAGTIRVEAGAVQEVRIALGSVAPTAIRAVRTEDELRGQPLDMDAVAAAERTLLSEIAPIDDLRSTARYRARVAANLLREFLGRAAGQEPG, from the coding sequence ATGATCCCGCGGCTCGAGGACTACGCGCTGACGGTGCCGGCGTCGCTGGGCGAGGCGCTCGACGATCTCGCGCGGCACCCGGACGCGCGTCCGTTCGCCGGCGGCACCGATCTGATGGTCGTGCTCGAAGCAGGCCACCTGCCGCCGGGACGCTACGTCAGTCTGCAGCACTGCCGCGAGCTCCAGGGCATCGCCGACGGATCCAACGGCGGCGTCGCGATCGGCGCGCTCACCACCTACACGCAGATCCGCGACTCCGTCCGGCTCGCCCGCGACTACCCGCTGCTCGGCGCCGCGGCGAGAGAGACCGGCGGGATCGCGACGCAGAACCGCGGCACGATCGGCGGCAACATCGCCAACGCCTCGCCCGCCGCCGATACGCCGCCCGTGCTGCTCGTCTACGACGCGGAGCTGGAGATCGCGTCGGCCTCGGGCTCGCGCCGCGTTCCCTACGCCGGGTTCCACCGCGGCTACAAGCAGATGGACCTCGCACCCGGCGAGCTGATCGCGCGCATCCATCTGCCGCCGCGGATCGGGACGCACGCGGCCTCGGGATTGTTCTCCGGCGCTGGCGAGGGAAGCGTCAGCTACTACCGCAAGGTCGGCACGCGCCGGGCGCAGGCGATCTCCAAGGTCTGTTTCGCCGGCACGATTCGAGTCGAAGCGGGCGCCGTGCAGGAGGTGCGGATCGCCCTCGGCAGCGTCGCGCCGACGGCGATCCGCGCCGTTCGGACCGAAGACGAGCTCCGCGGTCAGCCGCTCGACATGGACGCCGTTGCCGCGGCCGAGCGCACGCTTCTCTCGGAGATCGCGCCGATCGACGACCTGCGATCGACCGCGCGCTACCGCGCGCGCGTCGCCGCGAACCTCCTCCGAGAGTTCCTCGGCCGCGCCGCGGGTCAGGAGCCGGGATAG
- a CDS encoding outer membrane beta-barrel protein, whose translation MRISRILPSMMLCSGLAVAAASAQERGDVGITMGFPASIGVLWHATDTVAIRPDLSFSGSSTDPGDSSSWTLGTGVSALIYMGEAENVRTYFSPRLTYQRSSFSVETAIGGDTTRTANAWGVSGSFGAQYTPNRRFGVFGEVGFSYSRLKTDTVAFSTEGTAHGWGTRAGIGVVFYPGS comes from the coding sequence ATGCGCATCAGCCGGATTCTTCCATCAATGATGTTGTGCAGCGGACTCGCGGTGGCCGCGGCGAGCGCGCAGGAGCGCGGGGACGTTGGCATCACCATGGGTTTCCCGGCGTCGATCGGCGTGCTGTGGCACGCGACCGACACCGTCGCGATCCGTCCGGATCTGAGTTTCAGCGGGTCGTCCACCGATCCAGGGGATTCGAGCTCGTGGACGCTGGGCACCGGGGTGAGCGCGCTGATCTACATGGGCGAGGCGGAGAACGTCCGGACCTACTTCAGTCCCCGCCTCACCTATCAGCGCAGCAGCTTCTCCGTCGAGACGGCGATCGGCGGGGATACCACCCGGACGGCGAACGCGTGGGGCGTCTCCGGATCGTTCGGCGCCCAGTACACGCCCAACCGGCGCTTCGGCGTGTTCGGAGAGGTCGGATTCAGCTACTCGCGGTTGAAGACGGACACGGTGGCGTTCTCGACCGAAGGCACCGCGCACGGCTGGGGGACGCGCGCCGGGATCGGCGTCGTCTTCTATCCCGGCTCCTGA
- the wecB gene encoding UDP-N-acetylglucosamine 2-epimerase (non-hydrolyzing) — MSAKILHVVGARPNFMKVAPVFRALAARGVPQSVVHTGQHYDAVMSDNILRELGQPEPDVNLGVGSGTHAQQTGQVMIAMEAHMTEHRPDVLLVYGDVNSTMAATLVAAKLGVPVGHVEAGLRSGDRSMPEEINRLVTDRLSRWLLTPSSDGDANLIAEGVDPASIHRVGNVMIDTLIRLLPVADGEAQLRQFDLLRGSGARPFVLVTLHRPSNVDDPQVLARLMAALENIAKQAPVIFPVHPRTRERIARFSIPHERTVLSEPLTYLPFLGLQRHAAVVVTDSGGIQEETTYLGIPCLTMRANTERPITVTVGTNQLLGSDTVKLQREVQRVLEGNGKQGRVPELWDGRAGERIADVLTTM; from the coding sequence TTGTCAGCCAAGATTCTGCACGTCGTCGGAGCACGTCCGAATTTCATGAAGGTCGCGCCCGTGTTCCGGGCGCTCGCGGCACGGGGCGTGCCCCAGAGCGTCGTCCACACCGGCCAGCACTACGACGCGGTGATGTCCGACAACATCCTGCGCGAGCTCGGACAGCCCGAGCCCGACGTCAATCTCGGCGTCGGGTCCGGCACGCACGCGCAGCAGACCGGGCAGGTCATGATCGCCATGGAGGCGCACATGACGGAACATCGTCCGGACGTGCTCCTGGTGTACGGCGACGTCAATTCGACGATGGCGGCCACCCTCGTCGCGGCAAAGCTCGGGGTGCCGGTCGGCCACGTCGAAGCCGGGCTCCGGTCCGGCGATCGATCGATGCCCGAGGAGATCAATCGGCTGGTGACCGACCGGCTGTCGCGGTGGCTGCTGACCCCGTCCTCCGACGGCGACGCGAACCTGATCGCCGAAGGCGTGGATCCGGCGTCGATCCACCGCGTCGGCAACGTGATGATCGACACCTTGATCCGGCTCCTGCCGGTTGCGGACGGCGAGGCGCAGCTCCGGCAGTTCGATCTGCTGCGCGGCAGCGGCGCGCGGCCGTTCGTGCTGGTCACCCTCCATCGCCCTTCCAACGTCGACGACCCGCAGGTGCTCGCGCGGCTGATGGCCGCGCTCGAGAACATCGCGAAGCAGGCGCCGGTGATCTTCCCGGTGCACCCGCGCACGCGCGAGCGGATCGCGCGGTTCTCCATTCCGCACGAACGCACGGTTCTCTCCGAGCCGCTGACCTACCTGCCGTTTCTCGGCCTGCAGCGGCACGCGGCGGTGGTCGTCACCGACTCGGGCGGAATTCAGGAAGAGACCACCTATCTCGGCATTCCCTGTCTGACGATGCGGGCGAACACCGAGCGGCCGATCACGGTCACGGTCGGCACCAATCAACTGCTCGGCAGCGACACGGTGAAGCTGCAGCGCGAAGTGCAGCGCGTGCTCGAGGGGAACGGCAAGCAGGGACGCGTGCCGGAGCTGTGGGACGGCCGCGCCGGCGAGCGGATCGCGGATGTCCTGACGACGATGTGA
- a CDS encoding VOC family protein → MADPIDPRVDIGHVHLKVADLDRALAFYSGVLGFELTTRMGQQAAFLSAGGYHHHIGLNTWESRNGSPPPPGATGLYHVAIRYPDRAALAQALRRLVDARIPLEGASDHGVSEALYLRDPDGNGLELYRDRPRSEWPRAADGSLRMTTERLDVDALLAEAQGSHALPPPARTQLAELRTRLLALHKALLDDAKSAYEMDRGRIGSTGALLQLVIHDPWFAWLHQISELIVRIDEMTAPDAKATAQEARAAIEQIDRLLIPSESGEPFARRYFEAIQRQPAVVLAHGDVKKLLKQFNG, encoded by the coding sequence ATGGCCGATCCCATCGATCCCCGGGTAGACATCGGGCACGTCCACCTCAAGGTCGCTGATCTCGACCGCGCGCTGGCGTTCTATTCAGGCGTGCTCGGCTTCGAGCTCACGACACGGATGGGTCAGCAGGCCGCGTTCCTCAGTGCCGGCGGCTATCACCATCACATCGGACTGAATACCTGGGAGAGCCGGAACGGGTCTCCTCCGCCGCCGGGAGCGACCGGCCTGTACCACGTGGCGATCCGCTACCCGGATCGCGCCGCCCTGGCCCAGGCGCTGCGCCGTCTGGTCGACGCGCGCATCCCGCTCGAAGGGGCATCCGATCACGGCGTCAGTGAAGCGCTGTATCTGCGCGATCCCGACGGCAACGGCCTCGAGCTCTATCGCGATCGCCCGCGCTCGGAGTGGCCGCGCGCGGCGGATGGATCGCTGCGCATGACGACGGAGCGGCTCGACGTGGATGCGCTGCTCGCCGAGGCGCAGGGAAGCCATGCCCTGCCGCCGCCGGCGCGAACGCAGCTGGCGGAGCTGCGCACCCGCCTGCTGGCGCTGCACAAGGCGCTGCTGGACGACGCCAAGAGCGCCTACGAGATGGATCGCGGCCGGATCGGATCGACCGGCGCGCTGCTGCAGCTGGTGATCCACGATCCGTGGTTCGCCTGGCTGCATCAGATTTCCGAGCTGATCGTCCGCATCGACGAGATGACGGCGCCGGACGCCAAGGCCACGGCGCAGGAAGCGCGCGCCGCCATCGAGCAGATCGATCGCCTGCTGATTCCGTCCGAGAGCGGCGAACCGTTCGCGCGGCGCTACTTCGAGGCCATCCAGCGGCAGCCCGCCGTCGTGCTGGCGCACGGGGACGTCAAGAAGCTGCTCAAGCAGTTCAACGGCTGA
- a CDS encoding neutral zinc metallopeptidase, producing the protein MRWSAGDRSNIEDLRGRSGGRGMIPLGVGGLGIGGFIVILLLSMFTGVDFFSMLGGGGSSPPDSSAVGTSGGAPVRTTPAEERMVDMVDAIARDAQQTWTEKLGSRYQPTRVVLFRDAIQSACGYAGAATGPFYCPGDRKVYLDLGFFEELQRRFGAPGDFAQAYVLAHEIGHHVQAITGAEGQVRQMQRSDPGSANALSVRLELQADCYAGVWGHDAAKPGRAAAGSVELDPGDLEEALGAAAAIGDDRLQKLGTGRVMPEKFTHGSSEQRMTWFKRGFDSGDPGACDTFR; encoded by the coding sequence ATGCGCTGGAGCGCCGGGGATCGCAGCAACATCGAGGATTTGCGGGGCCGCTCGGGTGGACGCGGGATGATCCCGCTCGGCGTCGGCGGCCTCGGCATCGGCGGTTTCATCGTCATCCTGCTGCTCAGCATGTTCACCGGGGTGGACTTCTTTTCCATGCTGGGGGGCGGGGGCTCGTCACCGCCCGACTCCAGCGCGGTGGGCACTTCCGGCGGCGCGCCGGTGAGGACCACGCCGGCCGAGGAGCGGATGGTCGACATGGTGGATGCGATCGCGCGCGACGCGCAGCAGACCTGGACGGAGAAGCTCGGGTCCCGCTATCAACCGACGCGCGTGGTGCTCTTCCGCGACGCGATTCAGTCGGCGTGCGGCTATGCCGGCGCGGCGACCGGACCGTTCTATTGTCCCGGCGATCGCAAGGTCTATCTCGATCTCGGATTCTTCGAGGAGCTGCAGCGGCGGTTCGGCGCCCCGGGTGACTTCGCGCAGGCGTACGTGCTGGCGCACGAGATCGGCCATCACGTCCAGGCGATCACCGGCGCCGAAGGGCAGGTCCGCCAGATGCAGCGTTCCGACCCGGGCAGCGCGAACGCGCTGTCGGTGCGGCTCGAGCTGCAGGCGGACTGCTACGCCGGGGTGTGGGGGCACGACGCGGCGAAGCCGGGGCGCGCCGCCGCCGGGAGCGTCGAGCTGGATCCGGGGGATCTCGAGGAAGCGCTCGGCGCGGCGGCCGCGATCGGGGACGACCGCCTGCAGAAGCTCGGCACCGGGCGCGTGATGCCGGAGAAGTTCACGCACGGATCGTCCGAACAGCGCATGACCTGGTTCAAGCGCGGCTTCGACTCCGGCGACCCGGGAGCCTGCGACACGTTCAGATAG
- a CDS encoding MATE family efflux transporter, whose product MIQNMIGGLQGIVDHVMVGHYVGFTGNAAIGVGWQIFLVVVVFISSLFTGMGVLVARFAGANDHDKVNRVVYQAFLTAVVLALGVLAPIGYVLSPSLLELVHASPEVRAGALPYLRTMFVCSIGQLLYFMIAGALRAAGDPRTGLRIGMWIVGLNVGLNMILIRGLGPIPGFGAQGAALGTSIASAVASGYALWLMASGRVVVSLRGVPRAPDWQIIRSLFKFGLPAGVQGVAMNVAGVLLLRFMGSLEHSAEVQAAFAVCYTELFAFITWTSVGLMSAAATIAGQNLGAGHPHRSVEGVQVAARFGLAIAGTIGLIFLVGADHLLAAFGLSDPTVVRIGRELLRYLSVSGLFITVALTYTGGLQGTGDTRSPLFITLIAQVVVPLGLCFYLQATGQLQASWIWLAILLGHFTRCVLSTARFHQGRWKTIAVGV is encoded by the coding sequence GTGATCCAGAACATGATCGGCGGTCTCCAGGGGATCGTCGATCACGTCATGGTCGGTCACTACGTCGGGTTCACCGGCAACGCCGCGATCGGCGTCGGGTGGCAGATCTTCCTCGTCGTGGTGGTGTTCATCTCGTCGCTGTTCACCGGCATGGGGGTGCTCGTCGCGCGCTTCGCCGGCGCGAACGACCACGACAAGGTGAACCGGGTCGTCTACCAGGCGTTCCTCACCGCCGTGGTGCTCGCGCTCGGCGTGCTCGCGCCCATCGGGTACGTGCTGTCGCCGTCGCTGCTGGAGCTGGTGCACGCGTCGCCCGAGGTCCGCGCCGGGGCGCTGCCCTATCTGCGGACGATGTTCGTGTGCAGCATCGGGCAGCTGCTGTACTTCATGATCGCCGGCGCGCTGCGCGCCGCCGGGGATCCGCGCACCGGGCTGCGCATCGGCATGTGGATCGTCGGGCTGAACGTCGGGCTCAACATGATTCTGATCCGCGGTCTCGGACCGATCCCGGGATTCGGCGCGCAGGGGGCGGCGCTGGGGACGTCGATCGCCTCGGCGGTCGCGTCCGGCTACGCGCTGTGGCTGATGGCGAGCGGCCGCGTGGTGGTCAGCCTGCGGGGCGTGCCGCGCGCGCCCGACTGGCAGATCATCCGGTCGTTGTTCAAGTTCGGGCTCCCGGCCGGGGTGCAGGGGGTGGCGATGAACGTCGCCGGGGTGCTGCTGCTGCGCTTCATGGGGTCGCTCGAGCACAGCGCCGAAGTGCAGGCGGCGTTTGCGGTGTGCTACACCGAGCTGTTCGCGTTCATCACGTGGACGTCGGTCGGATTGATGAGCGCGGCGGCGACGATCGCGGGGCAGAACCTCGGGGCGGGTCACCCGCATCGCAGCGTCGAAGGGGTGCAGGTCGCGGCGCGATTCGGGCTGGCGATCGCCGGAACCATCGGGTTGATCTTCCTGGTCGGCGCCGATCACCTGCTCGCCGCCTTCGGTCTCAGCGATCCGACCGTCGTCCGGATCGGCCGCGAGCTGCTTCGCTACTTGAGCGTCTCCGGACTCTTCATCACCGTCGCGCTGACCTACACCGGCGGCCTGCAGGGGACCGGCGATACGCGGAGCCCGCTGTTCATCACCTTGATCGCGCAGGTCGTCGTGCCGCTGGGGTTGTGCTTCTATCTCCAGGCCACCGGCCAGCTGCAGGCCTCGTGGATCTGGCTGGCCATCCTGCTCGGCCATTTCACCCGCTGCGTGCTCTCCACCGCGCGTTTTCACCAGGGCCGGTGGAAGACCATCGCCGTGGGGGTGTGA
- a CDS encoding AsmA-like C-terminal region-containing protein, which produces MKPARWFIGIVGGVLVGLWIALTAVSRAPVLQKKLIETLNDQLDAQVELESFTVDSFPTLRIYGDNLRLRLKDQQQAAPFIEIRHFEVAGGILGLLRKQRRFTFVELVGLRITIPPRTPDDKEAGSRAAATVDEGPVLIDHVIARDAQLVIVPRDPRKEPKVWTIHHLDLQSVGFNRAMPFLATLTNPIPKGDIATQGTFGPWRKREPGLTPLSGTYKFERADLNTIKGIGGTLTSTGEFAGYLEEIQVKGTTDTPDFTLDVGGVPVPLVTTFQTVVDGTNGNTYLKQVDAMLDKTPIAAAGAIESQPGVKGRHINLDVRIADGRIQDVLRLAVKAKTPVMLGRLAMEARLVLPPGESPVADRLSLNGRFALENAHFTDRDVQEQIKMLSRRAQGKTPTDPIGRIDSDMRGRFTLRDGMMRFHPFGFDVPGADVEVRGVYGLRSEYLDFTGTLNMDAPISKAAGGGIKGFFLKPFDPIFRKNGKGAVIPITIKGPREQPKFGMDWGKVFK; this is translated from the coding sequence ATGAAGCCGGCCCGCTGGTTCATCGGCATCGTCGGGGGCGTCCTCGTCGGCCTGTGGATCGCGCTGACGGCGGTGTCGCGCGCGCCGGTTCTGCAGAAGAAGCTGATCGAGACGTTGAACGATCAGCTCGATGCGCAGGTGGAGCTCGAGAGCTTCACCGTCGACTCGTTCCCGACGCTCCGCATCTATGGCGACAATCTGAGGCTGCGGCTGAAGGATCAGCAGCAGGCGGCGCCGTTCATCGAAATCCGGCACTTCGAGGTCGCCGGCGGCATTCTCGGTCTGCTGCGGAAGCAGCGGCGCTTCACGTTCGTGGAACTGGTCGGCCTGCGGATCACGATCCCGCCGCGCACGCCGGACGACAAGGAGGCCGGCAGCCGGGCGGCCGCAACCGTGGACGAAGGGCCGGTCCTCATCGATCACGTCATCGCGCGTGATGCGCAGCTCGTCATCGTGCCGAGAGATCCGCGCAAGGAGCCGAAGGTCTGGACGATTCATCATCTCGACCTGCAGTCCGTCGGGTTCAACCGGGCGATGCCCTTCCTGGCCACGCTGACCAATCCGATCCCGAAAGGGGACATCGCGACCCAGGGCACGTTCGGGCCGTGGCGGAAGCGCGAGCCGGGACTGACGCCGCTCAGCGGCACCTACAAGTTCGAACGCGCCGATCTGAACACGATCAAAGGCATCGGCGGCACGCTGACGTCCACCGGCGAGTTCGCCGGCTACCTGGAAGAGATCCAGGTGAAGGGCACGACCGACACGCCTGATTTCACGCTCGACGTGGGCGGGGTCCCGGTGCCGCTCGTGACGACGTTCCAGACCGTGGTGGACGGCACCAACGGCAACACGTATCTGAAGCAGGTCGACGCGATGCTCGACAAGACGCCGATTGCCGCCGCCGGCGCGATCGAGTCCCAGCCCGGCGTCAAGGGACGGCACATCAATCTCGACGTCAGGATCGCGGACGGGCGCATCCAGGACGTGTTGCGGCTCGCCGTCAAGGCGAAGACGCCGGTGATGCTCGGACGGCTCGCGATGGAAGCCAGGCTGGTGCTGCCGCCCGGCGAGTCGCCGGTCGCGGACCGCTTGAGCCTCAACGGCCGGTTCGCGCTCGAGAATGCCCACTTCACGGACCGCGACGTGCAGGAGCAGATCAAGATGCTGAGCCGCCGCGCGCAGGGCAAGACGCCGACCGACCCGATCGGCCGCATCGACTCCGACATGCGCGGCCGCTTCACGCTGCGCGACGGCATGATGCGCTTCCATCCGTTCGGCTTCGACGTTCCCGGCGCCGACGTCGAGGTCCGCGGCGTCTACGGGCTGCGCAGCGAGTATCTCGATTTCACCGGCACGCTCAACATGGACGCGCCGATCTCGAAGGCGGCCGGCGGCGGCATCAAGGGATTCTTCCTCAAGCCGTTCGACCCGATCTTCCGCAAGAACGGCAAAGGGGCGGTGATCCCCATCACCATCAAGGGCCCCCGCGAGCAGCCGAAGTTCGGCATGGACTGGGGGAAGGTGTTTAAGTAG
- the msrB gene encoding peptide-methionine (R)-S-oxide reductase MsrB, which yields MSERYPVEKTDEEWRRILTPEQYQILRGHATERPGSCALLTEKRAGTFSCAGCGQELFTNDTKFESGTGWPSFVAPNPGAIGTTVDRSYGMTRTEVHCSQCGGHLGHVFPDGPPPTGQRYCINGAVLNFTPR from the coding sequence ATGAGCGAACGATATCCGGTCGAGAAGACCGACGAGGAATGGCGGCGAATCCTGACGCCCGAGCAGTACCAGATTCTGCGCGGGCATGCGACGGAGCGGCCGGGGAGCTGTGCGCTGCTCACCGAGAAGCGGGCGGGGACGTTCTCGTGCGCCGGCTGCGGCCAGGAGCTGTTCACCAACGACACCAAGTTCGAGTCGGGGACCGGCTGGCCCAGTTTCGTCGCCCCCAATCCCGGCGCCATCGGCACCACCGTGGATCGCAGCTACGGGATGACGCGCACCGAGGTCCACTGCTCGCAGTGCGGCGGCCATCTCGGCCACGTCTTTCCCGACGGCCCTCCCCCGACGGGCCAGCGGTACTGCATCAACGGTGCGGTGCTGAACTTCACGCCCAGGTAG
- a CDS encoding zinc ribbon domain-containing protein: MAPDARALHCPNCGGPAGPGDAACRYCKAALATVSCPSCFALMFDGAVYCPSCGARRARTSASERHAPCPACKGVMRELEIGDTVLLECERCHAAWVDAKTFEHICASNEAQAAVLHRWTEGERSPGAAAKPGTEAGVRYRKCVACGTMMNRLNFGRLSGTIVDVCRGHGTFLDAGELHRIVRFIQGGGLDRARQRQIDDLKEQEDRLRRAQMARPAPAGDFDYDAWTRADIQRLFDQLRRS, translated from the coding sequence ATGGCACCTGACGCCCGAGCGTTGCATTGCCCGAACTGCGGCGGACCGGCAGGCCCCGGGGACGCGGCCTGCCGCTACTGCAAGGCGGCTCTCGCGACGGTCAGCTGTCCGAGCTGCTTCGCTCTGATGTTCGACGGGGCGGTCTACTGCCCGTCGTGCGGCGCGCGCCGCGCGAGGACGTCGGCGTCGGAGCGGCACGCGCCGTGCCCGGCGTGCAAGGGGGTCATGCGCGAGCTGGAGATTGGCGACACCGTGCTGCTCGAATGCGAGCGGTGCCATGCCGCCTGGGTGGACGCGAAGACGTTCGAACACATCTGCGCCAGCAACGAGGCGCAGGCGGCGGTGCTGCACCGATGGACCGAGGGCGAGCGTTCACCGGGTGCGGCGGCAAAGCCAGGGACAGAGGCCGGCGTCCGCTACCGGAAATGTGTGGCCTGCGGGACGATGATGAACCGCCTCAATTTCGGGCGTCTGTCGGGAACGATCGTCGACGTCTGCCGCGGGCACGGCACGTTCCTGGACGCCGGCGAGCTGCACCGCATCGTGCGCTTCATCCAGGGCGGCGGCCTCGATCGCGCGCGCCAGCGGCAGATCGACGATCTGAAGGAGCAGGAGGACCGCCTGCGCCGGGCGCAGATGGCACGCCCCGCGCCGGCGGGAGACTTCGACTACGACGCGTGGACGCGCGCCGACATCCAGAGATTGTTCGATCAGCTGCGTCGAAGCTGA
- a CDS encoding SPFH and helix-turn-helix domain-containing protein, which translates to MGLMDFIKGELIDVIEWTDDSRDTLSFRFPDDDKAIKNGAQLIVRESQQVQFVYLGEFGDTFGPGKHTLTTDNIPVLTRLKSWKYGFNSPFKADVYYLNTRLFTGNKWGTSNPVMMRDEDLGIVRVRAFGTFDFRIVDARRFLKDVAGSDQNFRLDEFADTMRSRIVSVFADALATAKIPVFDVASRYTELGEALLPLINPVIQAKYGIEMPSFIVENVSVPPEVEQAVDKRSSMAAVGNLNDYVKFQMAQGMEKGGSAGGAATEMAVGLAMAQQMIQQGLTAPTAAKSAAGAGTVDLLSTAEAAQLLGVSETDVQHVLESGELVGKKIGSTWRIKRSAIDDYLAK; encoded by the coding sequence ATGGGATTGATGGACTTCATCAAAGGCGAGCTGATCGACGTCATCGAATGGACGGACGACTCGCGCGACACGCTCTCGTTCCGCTTTCCGGACGATGACAAGGCGATCAAGAACGGCGCCCAGCTGATCGTCCGCGAGTCGCAGCAGGTGCAGTTCGTCTACCTCGGCGAGTTCGGCGACACCTTCGGACCCGGCAAGCACACGCTCACCACCGACAACATCCCGGTCCTCACCAGGCTGAAGTCGTGGAAGTACGGCTTCAACTCGCCGTTCAAGGCGGATGTCTACTATCTCAACACCCGCCTCTTCACCGGCAACAAGTGGGGGACCTCCAACCCGGTGATGATGCGCGACGAGGATCTCGGCATCGTCCGCGTGCGCGCCTTCGGGACGTTCGACTTCCGGATCGTCGACGCCAGGCGGTTTCTCAAGGACGTCGCCGGATCGGACCAGAACTTCCGCCTCGACGAGTTCGCCGACACCATGCGCTCCCGGATCGTGAGCGTGTTCGCCGACGCGCTGGCGACGGCGAAGATTCCGGTGTTCGACGTGGCGAGCCGCTACACCGAGCTGGGCGAGGCGCTGCTGCCGCTGATCAATCCGGTCATCCAGGCCAAGTACGGCATCGAGATGCCGAGCTTCATCGTCGAGAACGTGTCGGTGCCGCCGGAGGTGGAGCAGGCGGTCGACAAGCGCTCCAGCATGGCGGCGGTCGGCAATCTGAACGACTACGTGAAGTTTCAGATGGCCCAGGGCATGGAGAAGGGCGGCAGCGCGGGCGGCGCGGCGACCGAGATGGCGGTCGGCCTGGCGATGGCGCAACAGATGATCCAGCAGGGGCTCACGGCTCCGACGGCCGCGAAGTCTGCCGCGGGCGCCGGAACGGTGGACCTGCTCTCCACCGCCGAAGCGGCGCAGCTGCTCGGCGTGAGCGAGACGGACGTCCAGCACGTCCTCGAATCCGGCGAGCTGGTGGGCAAGAAGATCGGATCGACCTGGCGGATCAAACGGTCCGCGATCGACGACTACCTTGCAAAGTAA
- the msrA gene encoding peptide-methionine (S)-S-oxide reductase MsrA: protein MLFNKTKMPTAADAIEGRAEKMPVPPRHHVLNATIEGPYPEGTEKALFGLGCFWGAEKKFWQLPGVYSTAVGYAAGFTRNPTYREVCTGMTGHNEVVQVVFDPRNVSYDELLKVFWENHDPTQGMRQGNDVGTQYRSGVYYFDEAQRTAAERSRDEYQRALTRAGFGAITTEILPAPEFYFAEDYHQQYLSKNPDGYCGIGGTGVACQVGVNVKA from the coding sequence ATGCTGTTCAACAAGACGAAGATGCCCACCGCCGCGGACGCCATCGAGGGACGGGCGGAGAAGATGCCGGTGCCGCCCAGGCACCACGTGCTGAACGCGACGATCGAAGGGCCCTACCCCGAAGGGACGGAGAAAGCCCTGTTCGGCCTCGGGTGCTTCTGGGGCGCGGAGAAGAAGTTCTGGCAGCTCCCCGGGGTCTACTCGACCGCGGTGGGCTACGCGGCCGGCTTCACCCGGAATCCGACGTACCGCGAAGTCTGCACCGGCATGACGGGCCACAACGAGGTCGTGCAGGTCGTCTTCGATCCGAGGAACGTCTCCTACGACGAGCTGCTGAAGGTGTTCTGGGAGAATCACGACCCGACGCAGGGGATGCGGCAGGGGAACGACGTCGGTACGCAGTACCGGTCCGGCGTCTACTACTTCGACGAGGCGCAGCGGACCGCGGCAGAGCGATCGCGCGACGAGTATCAGCGCGCGCTCACCAGGGCTGGTTTCGGTGCGATCACGACGGAGATTCTCCCGGCGCCGGAGTTCTACTTCGCCGAGGACTACCACCAGCAGTACCTGTCGAAGAACCCGGACGGCTACTGCGGCATCGGCGGCACCGGCGTGGCGTGTCAGGTCGGCGTGAACGTCAAGGCCTGA